One Acidobacteriota bacterium genomic window, ACACAAAGGCCCCGCAAGAAGCGAGGCCTTGAATCCTCTGGAAAGTTTCCTCGGCGGCCGCTTGTTCGGCGGCTAATTCGCCTCGTCTTCCACCGGTTCGATGGAGACGAATTTGCCCATGGAGCCGCGGTCGGTGAACTTGATCACGCCGGTGACCTTGGCGAAGAGGGTATCGTCTTTGCCGCGGCCGACGTTCGGGCCGGGCTTGATGCGCGTGCCGCGCTGGCGCACGATGATGGAGCCGCCGGGGACGAACTGTCCGCCAAAAGCCTTCACGCCCAGCCGCTGCGCGTTCGAATCGCGGCCGTTCCGGGAACTTCCTAGACCTTTCTTATGTGCCATGTCTCAGTCTCTCAGTCCTTATTTCTTCTTCTTGTGATCGGCTTTCTTGGCCGTATGCTTCTTCTTGGCGACGTGCCGCGCGGCGGCATGCTTGGTGGCGGCATGCTTTGCGGCAGAGGTCTTCTTCTCCACGTGTTTCTCGTGCTTCTGGGCCGCGGCGTGCGTCTCGACCTTCTTTTCTTTCTTTTCCTTCTTTTCTTTCGCGGGCTCGTCGGGCGCGGTGAACTTCTGCCCGTCGAAGGCGATCTCAGTGATGCGGACCGCGGTGAACGGCTGGCGATGTCCGGCGAGCTTCTTGTACTGTTTCTTCCGCTTGAAGTGAAAGACAAGGATCTTATCGGCGCGGCCTTCCTCGACCACGCTGCCGATGACCCGCGCGCCCGCTTCCGGACGGCCGATCTGGCCCGCCTCGCCGCTCACGGCGAGCACGTCGGTGAACTCGATCTTCCCGTTCGAGGCAGGGGTTTTCTCCACCCTGATCACGTCCCCGGGCGCGACGCGATACTGCTTTCCCCCGGCGCGGATGACCGCGTACATAGAATCGCCTCCAAAAAAGATGAAACCCTATTGACTGTAGAGGATTGGAACTACAGGCAAACCTGGTAATTCTAGCAGACGCAATTTTAGCAGAGGAACGGCGATTCTGGCCAGCCGTCAGGGTCTGCAGTCCTAGGCCCGGCGGCGCACCGTGCCGGACGAGTCCGGCGTGCCGGACGTGACGCCGGGCTTAACGCCGGACTTAACGCCGGAGCGTTCCGCCGGATCAGCGAGGTCGTGATTGTTGAGCGCGTGGTCGGCGAGCTCAAGGTACTTGCCCACCCACCCGGCCTCTTCCGGCGGGGCCGGCTCGAGGACGAGATGGGGCACGACGCGGCGTCCGTTCTCCGAACGAGCGAACTCCAGGAGCTTGGCAGAGCGGCGGACACGGCGGTTTTGTTTGCTTCTAGCGGACTCGATGTACACCCAGGCTCGAATCGGGGAACTACTGATGGGAGTCGCATCCGCGAGCAGAGGTTGTGCCAGATAGCGAAACTAGGCAAAGAATTCCAGCTCTGCCGCACGATTCCATTGAGTTGACGCTGCGAGCTGCGGCAGAGGACAATCGCCGCTTCTGAGGGGGCTTATGAAGAGACTCTTCGTCTTTTTGCTGCTTGTTTTCCTGACGTTGCACGTCGCCATGGGCTCCGCGCAAACGAAACCGAGGCGCCAGCCGCGAACCTCCGCCGCCGCCTCTCCGACGCAGCCGCCACTCACCGACGCCGAGGCGGGCGAGCAACTGCGCAAGCGTCTGCAAGAGGTGTTGAACGCCTGGTCCACCATGGATCCCGACACCGCCTCGCGCTACTACGCCAAGGACGCTGACCTGGTCTTCTTCGACCTTGCGCCCTTCCAATACAAAGGCTGGGACGAGTACTACGTCGGGTCAAAAAAACTCTTTCAGAACTATCAGAGCCTGAGCATCCGGCTGAATGAGGATGCGAGCGTCCACTGGAAGGGCGACCTTGCCTACGCCACCGCGACGTGGAACGTGCTGGGGACGCTTGCCGACGGCACGCTGCAAAAACTCGATCTGCGCTGGACGGTCGTGCTCGAGCGCCGCAACAACGAGTGGGTGGTGGTGCATGAGCACGTGAGTGCGCCGCTATCCGGCGCAGCGGCGCCGGGGCTGAAGCCGGCGGCACAACCGGCGACCCAGCTCGAGAAGAAGCCGACCGACCCGTTCAAGTAAAAGCAGCTAGTGGGTAGCGACTGTTCTAGATGTCGAGGTACTTGTCGACCCACTGTTTGACGGCAGCGCGGCGCTGATCCGCCGGGTCGAAGCGGATGCCGACGCGCTGGTCCTGCGCGTTCACCCATGCCACCACGCCGCGGACCTTGATCTCGCTGGCTTTTGTCCCGCTCGCGTCGGGCAACGTGAAGGTGAGCCCGACCGACGAGTTCATCAGCAGCGAGCGGTCGGTGCGCAGCGACAGGCCGCCGGCACTGATCTCCACCGTGACAGCGTCGAAGTTACGCTGCTCGGTCTCCAACCGCACCTGCGTAACGATGGGCACGCGGGCGTAGCGACGCAGCTCGTTCAGCACCAGCAGGTGGCTGCCACGCACCACCTTGAGGGCGGAGGAGCGGTTCACCGGCACGTCGATGATGGCGTTCACGCCGTACTTCGAGTAGCTCAGCGCCTGCATCGTGCTCGAGGCCAGCCCGTAGATGAGGATGCGATGGTTCGAAGGCGAGGTGCGCGCCGTCTGCATGAGCTGCGCGGCCATGGGGTCCTCGAGCGAGACCACGCAGGCTTCGAACTTCTCGCGCTGCAGGCGCGCGCCGCTGCGGTCTTCTTCCGGGATGGCGTCGACACCGAACTGGCGAAAGCAGTCGCGCAGCAGGGCCGCAGTCTCCGGGTTGAGCGCGAA contains:
- the rplU gene encoding 50S ribosomal protein L21, whose translation is MYAVIRAGGKQYRVAPGDVIRVEKTPASNGKIEFTDVLAVSGEAGQIGRPEAGARVIGSVVEEGRADKILVFHFKRKKQYKKLAGHRQPFTAVRITEIAFDGQKFTAPDEPAKEKKEKKEKKVETHAAAQKHEKHVEKKTSAAKHAATKHAAARHVAKKKHTAKKADHKKKK
- a CDS encoding nuclear transport factor 2 family protein: MKRLFVFLLLVFLTLHVAMGSAQTKPRRQPRTSAAASPTQPPLTDAEAGEQLRKRLQEVLNAWSTMDPDTASRYYAKDADLVFFDLAPFQYKGWDEYYVGSKKLFQNYQSLSIRLNEDASVHWKGDLAYATATWNVLGTLADGTLQKLDLRWTVVLERRNNEWVVVHEHVSAPLSGAAAPGLKPAAQPATQLEKKPTDPFK
- the rpmA gene encoding 50S ribosomal protein L27, producing MAHKKGLGSSRNGRDSNAQRLGVKAFGGQFVPGGSIIVRQRGTRIKPGPNVGRGKDDTLFAKVTGVIKFTDRGSMGKFVSIEPVEDEAN
- a CDS encoding PilZ domain-containing protein, with the translated sequence MSATSSAGLPAGMHKPAARAIMFALNPETAALLRDCFRQFGVDAIPEEDRSGARLQREKFEACVVSLEDPMAAQLMQTARTSPSNHRILIYGLASSTMQALSYSKYGVNAIIDVPVNRSSALKVVRGSHLLVLNELRRYARVPIVTQVRLETEQRNFDAVTVEISAGGLSLRTDRSLLMNSSVGLTFTLPDASGTKASEIKVRGVVAWVNAQDQRVGIRFDPADQRRAAVKQWVDKYLDI